A part of Paenibacillus antri genomic DNA contains:
- a CDS encoding class II fructose-bisphosphate aldolase, translating to MTTRERPSNVYTLKQALEVAEKHGYAIGSFSPRYTAMITPVLRAAQKMNSPAIVQISSKELERYGITPKQFADEFYARVASEGITVPLVLHLDHTKVMSIIEQAVEAGFTSVMIDASESPLQENIARSKEAADYAHARGVSVEAELGMIGTTDFVETDKDEELYTDPKEAQVFVQGTGVDALAVSCGTAHGVYMVKQPKIDYERLQAIRELTPVHLVLHGGSGVPAEMMAAAISLPGGGVSKVNIATDLELSLLGALGRTERMTNDECSALDAETLERGRAAVEATVADKIANFLGSAGKAERFELR from the coding sequence ATGACTACCAGAGAACGGCCTAGCAACGTATATACCTTGAAACAGGCGCTTGAGGTCGCGGAGAAACACGGATATGCGATCGGATCGTTTTCCCCGCGGTATACCGCGATGATTACGCCGGTGTTGCGGGCCGCGCAGAAGATGAACTCGCCCGCGATCGTGCAAATTTCGAGCAAGGAGCTCGAGCGCTACGGCATTACGCCGAAGCAATTCGCCGACGAGTTTTACGCGCGCGTCGCTTCCGAAGGCATTACGGTGCCGCTCGTGCTGCACCTCGATCATACGAAAGTAATGAGCATTATCGAGCAGGCGGTCGAGGCGGGCTTCACGTCCGTCATGATCGACGCGTCGGAGAGCCCGCTGCAAGAAAATATCGCTAGATCGAAGGAAGCGGCCGATTACGCGCACGCGCGCGGCGTCTCGGTGGAAGCGGAGCTCGGCATGATCGGCACGACGGACTTCGTGGAGACGGATAAGGACGAAGAATTGTACACGGATCCGAAGGAGGCTCAAGTTTTTGTACAAGGAACGGGCGTAGACGCCTTGGCCGTCTCTTGCGGAACGGCGCACGGCGTCTATATGGTGAAGCAGCCGAAGATCGATTACGAACGGCTTCAAGCGATTCGCGAGCTGACGCCGGTTCACCTCGTGCTGCATGGCGGCTCCGGCGTCCCGGCGGAAATGATGGCCGCGGCGATCTCGCTTCCGGGCGGAGGCGTCAGCAAGGTCAACATCGCGACGGATCTCGAGCTGTCGCTGCTCGGAGCGCTCGGCCGCACGGAGAGGATGACGAACGACGAGTGCTCGGCGCTCGACGCCGAGACGCTTGAGCGCGGCCGCGCGGCGGTCGAAGCGACGGTGGCCGACAAGATCGCTAACTTCCTCGGCAGCGCCGGGAAGGCGGAGAGGTTCGAGCTCCGATGA
- a CDS encoding protein O-GlcNAcase, translated as MNKARDAVPIRGVIEGFYGVYYTFQERDDMIRYIGSLGFNQYIYGPKNDRQHRMRWREPYPEDVMEAFSRTVEAAEEAGVSFVYSIGSGVTMSYASEEDFRLILEKFEAFYRIGVRDFSILLDDISSEFKHPADGERYGSFAEAHADVCNRLYAALQARDPACTLSMCPTDYHGTAPFSAYLHELGKRMRPEVAIFYTGEDICAKEIRRSDAEAFGAAARRKPVIWDNYPVNDLAMRPELHVGPIRGREAGLLEAVDGYVVNLMAEGEASKIALSTFADYFRDPAGYDPERSWTAAIKRVAGEKSAEAFRLFAEQSLESCLAEPNSVRLNELTEAALSALRSGTPGASGAEEVERLEELLTAFDEGCYHLKNRMRNVALRNNLLPWIEALEHWLWMARRALLVLAAIERGESFEGPLRMMKESLEEIDRAPKRMTDGSLRALAAFALERAEGAGTGKESSL; from the coding sequence ATGAACAAAGCGCGAGACGCGGTGCCAATTCGCGGCGTCATCGAAGGGTTTTACGGCGTATATTACACGTTCCAAGAGCGGGACGATATGATTCGATATATCGGCTCGCTCGGATTCAACCAATATATTTACGGGCCGAAGAACGACCGCCAGCATCGCATGCGCTGGCGGGAGCCGTACCCGGAGGACGTCATGGAGGCGTTCTCCCGGACGGTCGAGGCCGCCGAAGAAGCCGGCGTATCGTTCGTCTATTCGATCGGGTCCGGCGTCACGATGAGTTATGCGTCGGAGGAAGATTTCCGGCTTATCCTAGAGAAGTTCGAAGCGTTCTATCGAATCGGCGTAAGAGACTTCAGCATCCTGCTCGATGACATTTCTTCGGAATTTAAACACCCGGCCGACGGCGAGCGATACGGTTCCTTCGCGGAAGCGCACGCCGACGTTTGCAACCGGCTGTACGCGGCGCTGCAAGCCCGCGACCCGGCTTGCACGCTGAGCATGTGTCCGACGGATTATCACGGTACGGCCCCGTTTTCGGCGTATTTGCACGAGCTCGGGAAGCGCATGCGCCCGGAGGTCGCGATATTCTACACGGGCGAAGACATCTGCGCGAAGGAGATCCGCCGGAGCGACGCGGAAGCGTTCGGGGCGGCGGCGCGCCGGAAGCCGGTCATCTGGGACAATTACCCGGTGAACGACCTCGCCATGCGGCCGGAACTGCACGTCGGACCGATCCGGGGGCGCGAGGCCGGGCTGCTCGAAGCCGTCGACGGTTACGTCGTCAACCTGATGGCGGAAGGCGAGGCGTCGAAGATCGCGCTCTCTACGTTCGCCGATTATTTCCGCGACCCTGCCGGGTACGATCCTGAGCGCTCTTGGACGGCCGCGATCAAGCGCGTAGCGGGCGAGAAGAGCGCGGAAGCGTTCCGTCTGTTCGCCGAGCAATCGCTCGAGTCGTGCCTCGCCGAACCGAATTCCGTTCGACTGAACGAGCTGACGGAGGCTGCCCTGAGCGCGCTCCGTTCCGGGACACCGGGCGCGTCCGGCGCCGAAGAAGTCGAGCGGCTGGAGGAGCTCCTGACCGCATTCGACGAGGGCTGCTACCATTTGAAAAATCGGATGCGCAACGTCGCGCTTCGAAACAATCTGCTGCCTTGGATCGAAGCGCTTGAGCATTGGCTCTGGATGGCGAGACGGGCGCTGCTCGTCCTCGCGGCGATCGAGCGCGGCGAAAGCTTCGAGGGGCCGCTGCGCATGATGAAGGAGTCGCTCGAAGAGATCGACCGGGCGCCGAAGCGCATGACGGACGGCTCGCTGCGCGCCTTGGCGGCGTTCGCGCTCGAGCGGGCGGAAGGGGCCGGTACCGGGAAGGAGTCTTCGCTATGA
- a CDS encoding glycosyl hydrolase-related protein encodes MKERLWKIGEPDGSSDQLLDNYKDPCKLGDIVWDADVGRSADGGERWPMFQPSEADPDSGYRLHPYTIRFTIRRTPAPAYLLRLHVLTIAPRLCYLDIGANGTFGEVQLRAAPSASGDIALHSGLHTTIYADGVADVVIPGRLLREGVNELTLIGRDAGEVVVVDRIEAIKRLDRMANAAGVLYKCIELFEAGEADAPAEPIRRAEAISTVVYRQEENGELRNECLLYVELGTSVPSAELTLTLEADGAPSRTVPVRLDARPFGHLAFPFTISDGEGEVRYSLSGDVGGVPVSAGGTFRRRRKWTVYVTPHAHTDIGYTHRQWEVAERLCRNIDTALDWLESEEGAASASFAYHLDAGWTLETYLQTRSEARIAQLFRAMKAGKISVAGNYVDLLTQYAGLEDLIRNGEFLSDTLKPHGLKPEFVAFVDVASLTGSLPALLQESGIPYVVHADNQDRGPFRLNGQLHKASPFYWEGTNGGKVLCWLAKMYCELRKVCGSPPTPYAAARGLDMWLQEYERDDYAPDVVMLYGQEADNTDLDPQPNDFVRRWNETYAYPRLVPSDVLSFFREVEAKFGDRLVTVRGDGGAYWEDGVGSSMRETIAVRGAQASLPAAERLETLAVLHNDGWSYPLGQFDAAWRDVLLYDEHTWGAFLSGPEPDALLAHDQWETKRLMADNADQWGKRLLHVAATRHSLCWNNDGREVVVYNPHSFPVGGPVSVEIAPGEAAFDPDTGAIVPLRPIRTLPTQAVVELWLDPVPGFGYRRLVLKPSDEGTAVASGPAVSFEAKPRTPIKLANEWYEATFDPERGCLTSWIDRELGKELLPDAGASTYGFGQFVYAEGGEGTRLMGNQSDLAEGRMNPRAEFRLTEATLTASAVGRTLRLEGVVPYGELTIEWTLYDKAKRLDVRYTYRKAERREKEAVYVAFPTALEDAAVRSDSQLGWVLWDRDQLPGGCKEWLPLQTGILIERPEAAVFIASPDVPLFTIGDMVQGRWPKEKSLRSGTVFSYVLNNYWHTNYKASQGGELRFAYSFVSGNVIRPEEAYRAGWSTRRPLYGQRMSFQDFRETKEPYAAAGGGTLAAFEADGLAVTTMKRARDGDGFIVRVQNIGGAEETGTLSFPNKRIARAWRTDLLERNVEALSPGEDGSLSIGAAAYGLTTVRIAFAEDGGKQA; translated from the coding sequence ATGAAAGAACGGTTGTGGAAGATCGGAGAGCCGGACGGCTCCTCCGATCAACTGCTAGATAACTATAAAGATCCGTGCAAGCTCGGCGACATCGTATGGGATGCGGACGTCGGGCGCAGCGCGGACGGCGGCGAACGGTGGCCGATGTTTCAACCGAGCGAGGCGGACCCGGATTCCGGGTATCGCCTGCATCCGTATACGATTCGTTTCACGATTCGTCGGACCCCGGCGCCGGCGTATTTGCTGCGTCTGCATGTGCTGACGATCGCGCCGAGACTCTGTTATTTGGACATCGGGGCGAACGGAACGTTCGGCGAAGTGCAGCTTCGCGCCGCGCCGTCGGCATCCGGCGACATCGCGCTCCATTCCGGGCTGCATACGACGATCTATGCGGACGGCGTCGCCGACGTCGTCATACCGGGGCGCTTGCTTCGCGAAGGCGTCAACGAGCTGACGCTGATCGGACGGGACGCGGGCGAAGTCGTCGTCGTCGATCGGATCGAGGCGATCAAGCGGCTCGACCGGATGGCCAACGCCGCGGGCGTGCTGTACAAGTGCATCGAGCTGTTCGAAGCGGGCGAAGCGGATGCGCCCGCGGAGCCGATTCGACGCGCGGAAGCGATCTCGACGGTCGTATACCGACAAGAAGAGAACGGCGAGCTCCGGAACGAGTGTTTATTATATGTAGAGTTAGGAACGAGCGTCCCATCCGCGGAGTTGACGCTCACGCTCGAAGCGGACGGCGCCCCCTCGCGGACCGTGCCCGTTCGTCTCGACGCCCGCCCCTTCGGTCATCTTGCGTTCCCTTTCACGATTTCCGACGGGGAAGGGGAAGTGCGTTATTCGTTGTCCGGCGACGTCGGCGGCGTACCGGTGTCCGCCGGCGGAACGTTTCGCCGGCGACGGAAATGGACGGTATACGTCACGCCGCACGCCCATACGGACATCGGCTACACCCATCGTCAATGGGAAGTGGCGGAGCGGCTGTGCCGCAACATCGATACGGCGCTGGATTGGCTCGAGTCGGAGGAAGGCGCGGCCTCGGCCTCGTTCGCCTATCATCTCGACGCGGGCTGGACGCTGGAGACGTATTTGCAGACGCGCTCCGAAGCGCGCATCGCGCAGCTGTTCCGCGCGATGAAAGCCGGCAAGATCAGCGTAGCGGGCAACTACGTCGATCTGCTTACGCAATATGCGGGGCTCGAAGACTTGATTCGCAACGGAGAGTTCTTGTCGGACACGCTGAAGCCGCACGGGCTGAAGCCCGAATTCGTCGCGTTCGTCGACGTCGCTTCGCTTACGGGCTCGCTGCCGGCGTTGCTGCAAGAGAGCGGCATTCCGTACGTCGTCCACGCGGATAACCAAGACCGCGGCCCGTTCCGTCTGAACGGCCAATTGCATAAGGCGTCGCCGTTTTACTGGGAAGGGACGAACGGCGGCAAAGTATTGTGCTGGCTGGCGAAGATGTACTGCGAGCTGCGCAAGGTGTGCGGCAGCCCGCCGACGCCGTACGCGGCGGCCCGCGGACTCGACATGTGGCTGCAAGAATACGAGCGCGACGATTACGCGCCGGACGTCGTCATGCTGTACGGGCAAGAGGCGGATAACACGGACCTCGATCCGCAGCCGAACGATTTCGTAAGGCGCTGGAACGAGACGTATGCTTATCCAAGGCTTGTCCCGAGCGACGTGCTCTCCTTCTTCCGCGAGGTGGAAGCGAAATTCGGCGACCGGCTCGTCACCGTGCGAGGCGACGGCGGCGCCTATTGGGAAGACGGCGTCGGCTCTTCGATGCGCGAGACGATCGCCGTGCGCGGCGCGCAGGCGTCGCTGCCCGCGGCCGAACGTCTCGAGACGCTCGCCGTGCTGCATAACGACGGATGGTCGTACCCGCTGGGGCAGTTCGACGCCGCATGGCGGGACGTCCTGTTATACGACGAGCATACGTGGGGCGCGTTTCTCTCGGGTCCGGAACCCGACGCGCTGCTGGCGCACGATCAGTGGGAGACGAAGCGGTTGATGGCAGACAACGCCGACCAGTGGGGCAAGCGGCTGCTGCACGTCGCGGCGACGCGCCATTCGCTCTGCTGGAACAACGACGGCCGCGAAGTCGTCGTCTACAACCCGCACAGCTTTCCTGTCGGCGGTCCGGTCTCGGTCGAGATCGCGCCGGGGGAGGCGGCGTTCGATCCCGACACGGGGGCGATCGTGCCGCTGCGGCCGATTCGGACGCTGCCCACCCAAGCGGTGGTGGAGCTGTGGCTCGATCCGGTGCCGGGCTTCGGCTATCGCAGACTCGTCTTGAAGCCGTCGGACGAAGGAACGGCCGTCGCGAGCGGACCGGCCGTATCGTTCGAGGCAAAGCCGCGAACGCCGATCAAGCTCGCGAACGAATGGTACGAAGCGACGTTCGATCCGGAGCGCGGCTGCTTGACGTCTTGGATCGACCGCGAGCTCGGCAAGGAGCTGCTGCCAGATGCGGGCGCTTCGACGTACGGCTTCGGACAGTTCGTCTACGCCGAAGGCGGGGAAGGCACGCGCCTCATGGGCAACCAATCCGACTTGGCGGAAGGCCGCATGAATCCGAGAGCCGAATTCCGGCTGACGGAAGCGACGTTGACGGCTTCCGCCGTCGGCCGCACGCTGCGGCTCGAGGGCGTAGTGCCGTACGGCGAGCTTACGATCGAGTGGACGTTATACGACAAGGCGAAGCGGCTGGACGTGCGGTATACGTATCGGAAAGCCGAACGCCGGGAGAAGGAAGCGGTCTACGTCGCGTTCCCGACGGCGCTCGAAGACGCGGCGGTCCGGTCCGATTCGCAGCTCGGCTGGGTGCTGTGGGATCGCGACCAGCTGCCGGGCGGCTGCAAGGAGTGGCTGCCGCTGCAGACGGGCATTCTGATCGAACGCCCGGAAGCCGCGGTGTTTATCGCGTCGCCGGACGTGCCGCTATTTACGATCGGCGATATGGTGCAGGGCCGGTGGCCGAAGGAGAAGTCGCTCCGCAGCGGCACCGTGTTCTCTTACGTGCTGAATAACTATTGGCATACGAATTACAAAGCTTCGCAGGGCGGGGAGCTACGGTTCGCCTATTCGTTCGTCAGCGGCAACGTCATTCGCCCGGAGGAAGCGTACCGCGCCGGCTGGTCGACGCGCAGACCGCTCTATGGGCAGCGCATGAGCTTTCAAGATTTCCGGGAGACGAAGGAGCCGTACGCTGCGGCGGGCGGCGGGACGTTGGCCGCCTTCGAGGCGGACGGACTCGCCGTCACGACGATGAAGCGGGCCCGGGACGGCGACGGGTTCATCGTCCGCGTCCAAAACATCGGCGGCGCGGAGGAGACGGGAACGCTGTCGTTCCCGAACAAGCGGATCGCGCGCGCCTGGCGGACCGACCTGCTCGAGCGGAACGTCGAAGCGCTCTCGCCCGGCGAAGACGGATCGTTAAGCATCGGAGCGGCCGCCTACGGACTTACGACCGTGCGAATCGCCTTCGCAGAGGATGGGGGAAAACAAGCATGA
- a CDS encoding MBL fold metallo-hydrolase produces the protein MSHAVKLTGNLYVVAGDKLTHGWDASAYLVLGDEPALIDCGSTAGYPALKRNLEGLGLSPRDIKRVYATHGHWDHISGYALLKEDNPDVELHIHEAARASVEAGDAELTAAFLYDLPFPKMAVDGLLEDGATTTIGGNETKLIHTPGHTPACVSFLLQCGGNRVLIAGDTMWGGFHPRIKSDMDAWHRSLSKLAAEEFEYMSFGHLPPTLVVDAKTKVVEAQKQLGVYFNPWFKPFHTKFMY, from the coding sequence ATGAGTCACGCGGTAAAGCTGACAGGCAATCTATACGTCGTCGCCGGCGACAAGCTGACGCACGGCTGGGACGCCAGCGCCTATCTCGTGCTTGGCGACGAGCCGGCTTTGATCGACTGCGGCAGCACGGCAGGCTACCCTGCGTTGAAGCGCAATTTAGAGGGGCTCGGGTTGTCGCCGCGCGACATCAAGCGCGTATACGCGACGCACGGCCACTGGGATCATATTTCGGGGTACGCCTTATTGAAGGAGGACAACCCCGACGTCGAGCTGCATATTCACGAGGCGGCTCGCGCTTCGGTCGAAGCCGGCGACGCGGAGCTGACGGCGGCGTTCCTGTACGACCTGCCTTTTCCGAAGATGGCCGTGGACGGCCTGCTGGAGGACGGGGCGACGACGACGATCGGCGGCAACGAGACGAAGCTGATCCATACGCCGGGCCACACGCCGGCTTGCGTATCGTTCCTGCTGCAGTGCGGCGGGAATCGCGTCCTGATCGCCGGCGATACGATGTGGGGCGGCTTCCATCCGCGCATCAAGTCGGACATGGACGCATGGCATCGCTCGCTCTCGAAGCTGGCGGCGGAGGAGTTCGAGTATATGTCGTTCGGCCATCTGCCGCCGACGCTCGTCGTCGACGCGAAGACGAAGGTCGTCGAAGCGCAGAAGCAGCTCGGGGTGTATTTTAACCCGTGGTTTAAGCCTTTCCATACGAAATTCATGTACTAA
- a CDS encoding alpha-mannosidase, producing the protein MATKNMKDYKFWMIGNAHLDPVWLWQWQEGFQEAKATARSALDRMKEYDDFVFTNSSAAMYEWIELNDPGMFEEIKQRVAEGRWHIVGGWWIQPDCNIPSGESFVRQGLYGQRYFKEKLGVTAKVGYNVDSFGHFGMMPQILKKQGMDYYIMMRPMPNEKGLPNRLFYWESDDGSQVLTYRLPFEYCSWGKDLEKHIRRCMTELKDPFNELAVFYGVGNHGGGPTKENIDSLKRMNADPEFPTIVLANPTEYFQEMERRGLPIPVVHDDLQHHASGCYAAHSGIKQWNRQAENKLMAAETWSAIAKATTGQPYPADYHQAWKNVLFNQFHDILAGTSIEPAYEDARNAHGEAMSIAERGLNYAIQSLSWNIDIEQEEGMKPLVVFNPHSWGGPMNIEHEVGGMKETSVLYDDAGKQIPFQLVQSQATAGGRFRISFIADLPPMGYRVFKVYPQPRSSTEPKLVAPTIKASDTSLENDRIRVDFDPKTGHMTSLFDKKVNSELLRGPGRPVVMEDKSDTWSHNVFHFQKEIGDFQARSVRRVEHGPIKSVVRVTSEYGSSKLVQDFAMYKDLDYIDVKVTVDWREQFKMLKLVYPINLHFTKQTYEIPYGFKEREHNGEEEPGQNWVDFSGILPSTSPGHGGTAYGVTLMNDAKYSYSIMNKELAITVLRSPIYAHHDPLVPDPNGHYTFIDQGIQTFNYRIYPHEGSWETAGVVQKAWELNRKPTTIIETYHRGKLPQRNSFLSVDDDNVIVSVLKKHEDSDDLIVRAYETTKSATKTTIRLPGFDRVIEASFGPCEIKTFRVPSDASKPVVEVDLIEW; encoded by the coding sequence ATGGCAACCAAAAATATGAAAGACTACAAGTTCTGGATGATCGGCAACGCCCACCTCGACCCGGTGTGGCTGTGGCAATGGCAAGAAGGCTTCCAAGAAGCGAAGGCGACGGCGCGGTCCGCGCTCGACCGGATGAAGGAATACGACGACTTCGTCTTCACGAACTCGTCGGCGGCGATGTACGAATGGATCGAACTGAACGATCCGGGCATGTTCGAGGAAATCAAGCAGCGCGTCGCCGAAGGCCGTTGGCACATCGTCGGCGGCTGGTGGATCCAGCCGGACTGCAACATCCCGAGCGGCGAATCGTTCGTTCGCCAAGGCTTGTACGGGCAGCGCTACTTTAAGGAGAAGCTGGGCGTGACGGCGAAGGTCGGCTACAACGTCGACTCGTTCGGCCACTTCGGCATGATGCCGCAAATTTTGAAGAAGCAAGGCATGGACTATTACATCATGATGCGCCCGATGCCGAACGAGAAGGGGCTGCCGAACCGCCTGTTTTATTGGGAATCCGACGACGGTTCGCAGGTGCTCACCTACCGACTGCCGTTCGAATATTGCTCTTGGGGCAAGGACCTCGAGAAGCACATCCGCCGCTGCATGACGGAGTTGAAAGACCCGTTCAACGAGCTGGCGGTGTTCTACGGCGTAGGCAACCACGGGGGCGGTCCGACGAAGGAAAACATCGACAGCTTGAAGCGGATGAACGCCGATCCGGAGTTCCCGACGATCGTGCTCGCGAACCCGACGGAATATTTCCAAGAGATGGAGCGCCGCGGCCTCCCGATTCCGGTCGTGCACGACGATCTGCAGCATCACGCCAGCGGCTGCTACGCGGCGCATTCGGGCATCAAGCAGTGGAACCGCCAAGCGGAAAATAAGCTAATGGCCGCCGAGACATGGTCGGCGATCGCGAAGGCGACGACGGGCCAGCCGTACCCGGCCGATTACCACCAAGCGTGGAAGAACGTGCTGTTCAATCAGTTCCACGACATTCTCGCGGGCACGTCGATCGAGCCGGCGTACGAAGACGCGCGCAACGCGCACGGCGAGGCGATGTCGATCGCGGAGCGCGGGCTGAACTACGCGATCCAGTCGCTCTCTTGGAATATCGACATCGAGCAGGAGGAAGGCATGAAGCCGCTCGTCGTGTTCAACCCGCATTCGTGGGGCGGCCCGATGAACATCGAACACGAGGTAGGCGGCATGAAGGAGACGTCCGTCCTGTACGACGACGCCGGCAAGCAAATTCCGTTCCAGCTCGTTCAATCGCAGGCGACGGCGGGCGGCCGCTTCCGCATCTCGTTCATCGCCGATCTGCCGCCGATGGGCTACCGCGTATTCAAGGTATACCCGCAGCCGCGCAGCTCGACCGAGCCGAAGCTCGTCGCGCCGACGATCAAGGCGTCGGACACGTCGCTCGAGAACGACCGCATTCGCGTCGACTTCGACCCGAAGACGGGGCATATGACGAGCTTGTTCGACAAGAAGGTGAACAGCGAGCTGCTGCGGGGGCCCGGACGCCCGGTCGTCATGGAGGATAAGTCCGACACGTGGAGCCATAACGTGTTCCACTTCCAGAAGGAGATCGGCGACTTCCAGGCGCGCTCCGTCCGCCGCGTCGAGCACGGCCCGATCAAGTCGGTCGTTCGCGTGACGAGCGAATACGGCAGTTCGAAGCTCGTGCAGGACTTCGCGATGTACAAGGATCTCGACTACATCGACGTTAAGGTGACGGTCGACTGGCGCGAACAGTTCAAGATGCTGAAGCTCGTGTACCCGATCAATCTGCACTTCACGAAGCAAACGTACGAAATTCCTTACGGCTTCAAGGAGCGCGAGCATAACGGCGAAGAGGAGCCGGGTCAAAACTGGGTCGACTTCAGCGGCATTCTGCCGAGCACCTCGCCGGGACACGGCGGCACGGCGTACGGCGTGACGCTCATGAACGATGCCAAATACAGCTACAGCATCATGAACAAGGAACTCGCGATCACCGTGCTGCGCAGCCCGATCTACGCGCATCACGATCCGCTCGTTCCGGATCCGAACGGTCACTACACGTTCATCGACCAAGGCATTCAGACGTTCAACTACCGGATCTACCCGCATGAAGGCAGCTGGGAGACGGCGGGCGTCGTGCAGAAGGCATGGGAGCTGAACCGGAAGCCGACGACGATCATCGAGACGTATCACCGAGGCAAGCTGCCGCAGCGCAACTCGTTCCTAAGCGTCGACGACGACAACGTCATCGTCAGCGTGTTGAAGAAGCACGAAGACAGCGACGACTTGATCGTCCGCGCGTACGAGACGACCAAGAGCGCGACGAAGACGACGATTCGCCTGCCTGGATTCGACCGCGTCATCGAAGCGTCCTTCGGGCCGTGCGAAATCAAGACGTTCCGCGTGCCGAGCGACGCGTCGAAGCCGGTCGTCGAGGTCGATCTGATCGAGTGGTAA
- a CDS encoding DeoR/GlpR family DNA-binding transcription regulator, producing the protein MFVAQRRRKIKELLIQERSVKVADLVKTFSVSEETIRRDLSQLEREGILRKDYGGAILVEDFRDSLSSVPPVQHRVQYFTEEKEAIAEAAASLVGPGDIVVMDAGSTTLCLAKHLGGIDALTVLTNGMNVAEQCSQNENANVFVIGGKLIRKSMSLVGSQAEGELRKYNADIAFLGASGVSTNRGFGSFDLYEAEMKKAMVAAGRKVVILADHSKFEKQALISFASFKDVDVLITSDLVDPHLLRSIEQAGVRVIVCSVRGALLREEA; encoded by the coding sequence ATGTTCGTCGCGCAACGGCGCCGTAAAATCAAGGAGCTACTGATTCAAGAACGCAGCGTCAAGGTTGCGGATCTCGTCAAGACGTTCTCCGTGTCGGAGGAAACGATTCGTCGCGACTTGAGCCAGCTGGAGCGCGAGGGCATTCTTCGCAAGGACTACGGGGGCGCGATCCTCGTCGAGGATTTCCGGGACTCGCTCTCGTCCGTCCCTCCGGTGCAGCACCGCGTGCAATACTTCACGGAGGAAAAGGAAGCCATCGCCGAAGCCGCGGCGTCGCTCGTCGGTCCGGGCGACATCGTCGTGATGGACGCGGGCTCCACGACGCTTTGCCTCGCGAAGCATCTCGGCGGCATCGACGCATTGACCGTGCTGACGAACGGCATGAACGTGGCGGAGCAGTGCAGCCAAAACGAGAACGCTAACGTGTTCGTCATCGGCGGCAAGCTCATCCGCAAGTCGATGAGTCTCGTCGGCTCGCAAGCCGAGGGGGAGCTGCGCAAGTACAACGCGGATATCGCCTTCCTCGGCGCGTCGGGCGTCTCGACGAACCGCGGCTTCGGCAGCTTCGATCTGTACGAAGCGGAGATGAAGAAGGCGATGGTCGCGGCCGGCCGGAAGGTCGTCATTCTCGCGGACCATAGCAAATTCGAAAAGCAAGCGCTCATTTCGTTCGCGTCGTTCAAGGACGTGGACGTATTGATTACGAGCGATTTGGTCGATCCGCATTTGCTTCGATCGATCGAGCAGGCGGGGGTTCGCGTGATCGTCTGCTCGGTGCGGGGCGCGCTGCTTCGAGAAGAAGCGTAG